From the Burkholderia sp. WP9 genome, the window AAGCACAGCAAGCCGCCGAGGCCGAACGTGAACGCGAGCGGCGGCGTGCCGCAAAAAATATCGTTCGACGTGGGCTTGAGCACATGACGCGGAAACAGATCGCACATGGCGACGACGTCGCGATGAAAGTGCATGCAGCCCTTCGGCGCGCCCGTCGTGCCGCTGGTGAACGCGATCAGGCAGACGTCGTCGGCGGCGGTGTCGCACGCGGTGAAGTGGTCGGGCTTGTTGATCGCGAGCGTGTCGAGCGAATCCGGTGCGTCGTCGTGGAAGAGGCGCGTTTGCTTCAGGCCGGCGCAATAGAATTCGTCTTGCGGATCGGTGCAGCGTGCCAGTTCGGCGGTCAGGCGGGCGTCGCACAACGCCGCGCCAACCTGCGCCTTGTCGATGATCTGTTTCAGTTCCTTGGCTCGCAGCAAAGGCATGGTCGGCACCACGACGAGGCCGACCTTGAGCGCCGCGAGTGCCGTCACGGCCATATGCAGCGAGTTGGGGCCACGCAGCAGGACACGGTTGCCGGGCTTTAGCCCCATTTCATCGACCAGCACATGCGCGCTGCGATTCACCAGCGCCAACAGTTGACCATACGTCGTGGCGCGTGGGGTGCCGGCCACATCGGACCAGATCGCGGGACGATCGCGGTGGCCCGCCTCAATGGTTCTGTCGAGCAACTCCGTCGCGCAGTTCAAGCGCGCCGGGTAGGCAACGTCAGGGTTGTCGAGCAGAAAGACAGGCCATTGATCCTGCGGCGGAAGATTGTCGCGCGCGAAGGTATCGACGTGTGCTGACGGTTCCATCATGGTCTCCCGGGCGTTGAGCCGGCTAAATGCGCTTCGGTTGGCTTGGTGGTTTCTTTTCGTGTGCTTTGTTGCTCTGTTACTGCGGGACCACGGCGGTCGCCTCGATTTCGACTTTCGCTTCGTCTTCGATCAACGCGACGACCTGCACCGCGCTCATCGCGATGTCGTAGTCGCCGATCAACTCGCGAAACGCGCGGCCGATGTCTTTCAACGACGCGAGATATTCGCGTTTGTCGGTGACGTACCACGTCAATCGCACCAGGTGCTCAGGCTTGCCGCCCGCTTCGTGC encodes:
- a CDS encoding RidA family protein, whose translation is MKKALLPAGWVKPRGYANGVAATGTQVFIAGQIGWDEQARFQTTDFAAQAIQALKNVIAVLHEAGGKPEHLVRLTWYVTDKREYLASLKDIGRAFRELIGDYDIAMSAVQVVALIEDEAKVEIEATAVVPQ